The following are from one region of the Phyllostomus discolor isolate MPI-MPIP mPhyDis1 chromosome 9, mPhyDis1.pri.v3, whole genome shotgun sequence genome:
- the LOC114506130 gene encoding antileukoproteinase, with protein MKLTSLVAFVVLLVLGALVSQAVEGASKGKAKQGDCPFIRPAKCLVFEPPQCHSDWQCPKKQKCCDAPCGVKCMDPVGPSQPVKVNPGKCPVFIGQCMTPNPRNYCLNDSHCLNNLKCCKGVCGNSCVKPE; from the exons ATGAAGCTCACCAGCCTCGTGGCCTTCGTGGTGCTCCTGGTCCTCGGAGCCCTGGTGTCCCAGGCTGTGGAAGGTGCTAGCAAAG GAAAAGCTAAACAGGGCGACTGCCCCTTCATACGCCCAGCGAAGTGTCTCGTATTCGAACCCCCTCAATGCCACAGTGACTGGCAGTGTCCAAAGAAGCAGAAATGCTGTGATGCCCCTTGTGGCGTCAAATGCATGGATCCTGTGGGCCCGTCACAGCCAG TGAAGGTCAATCCTGGAAAGTGTCCAGTGTTCATCGGCCAGTGCATGACGCCCAACCCAAGAAACTACTGCCTGAATGACAGCCACTGCCTAAACAATCTCAAGTGCTGCAAGGGGGTGTGTGGGAACTCGTGTGTGAAGCCAGAGTGA